A stretch of Sinorhizobium meliloti DNA encodes these proteins:
- a CDS encoding EAL domain-containing protein has protein sequence MSPLSRFLTPSYLPAVIAALVVVVAGVLADNQNRIVSEARLRSEVADALNPIRSSLESSVNGNIQLVRGLIATIETEPDMQQQRFGELARRVFGAGSQLRNIAAAPGLVVAMVYPLTGNEKAIGLDYRTNDKQRSSVMRAVASGEMVLAGPVDLVQGGRGLIGRFPVTTGPEGGRRFWGVVSAVIDVDRLYRDSGLSSPALDIAIAGRDGTGRGGPHFFGDPAIFENAPVEMSVSLPGGSWRMAAIPKGGWPTTPQNAWQVRFLIAFGGLMIVAPMIVAGRLMAERQANFRALRQSKDQLQELSHRLRIALDTSKIGIWELDVDSGTLLWDSRMKELYGIGSSMREVYEDWRNTLHPDDLARAEAEFAGTLATGGAYNTEFRIRLPDGEVRHIRAIGSTYAGTNGNRKIVGVNWDVTADVKTRATLSEAKRLAEAHSAELEAARHRMEFNALHDPLTGLPNRRFLDQILFDRSRRADAKAKISIFHIDLDRFKQINDTMGHAAGDEILKHAASLLRDNARQDDFVARIGGDEFVIIRASGGCDEDAALASRVIEAMSVPVRYEDQECRIGVSIGIAAQTDAADDLSQVLVNADIALYEAKRRGRNRHETFTGALKTAVLQTKQTADEILRGLEQNEFVAYFQPQFCPSSLDIIGVEALARWDHPTKGLLGPHAFLKTAEDINVVAAIDQKILEQALFQIYRWEANGIYVPKVSVNLSYPRLRDEGLIARLEELSIPEGRLSFELLESISFDENDVTVMSNIRRIKELGIDIEIDDFGTGYPSILSLLKLTPRRLKIDRQLVLPILSSPAERRLVASIIDIGTSLGIEVIAEGVETLEHARILKEMECHGLQGYAFARPMNANDLATFVFERRWRAA, from the coding sequence ATGTCCCCTCTGTCGCGCTTTCTCACCCCCAGCTACCTTCCGGCCGTCATCGCGGCCCTTGTCGTGGTCGTTGCCGGGGTTCTCGCCGACAATCAGAACCGGATCGTTTCGGAAGCGCGGCTGCGCTCCGAAGTCGCCGACGCGCTCAACCCGATACGCTCGAGCCTCGAGAGCAGCGTCAATGGCAATATCCAGTTGGTCCGGGGCCTGATCGCCACGATCGAGACCGAACCCGACATGCAGCAGCAGCGCTTCGGAGAACTCGCGCGTCGCGTCTTCGGCGCGGGATCGCAGCTCCGCAACATCGCCGCCGCGCCGGGACTGGTGGTCGCGATGGTCTACCCGCTGACGGGCAATGAGAAGGCGATCGGCCTCGATTACCGCACGAACGACAAACAACGCAGTTCCGTCATGCGCGCGGTGGCATCCGGAGAGATGGTGCTCGCGGGCCCGGTCGACCTCGTGCAAGGCGGTCGCGGGCTGATCGGCCGCTTTCCCGTAACCACCGGTCCGGAAGGCGGCCGCCGCTTCTGGGGCGTCGTTTCAGCGGTGATCGATGTCGATCGCCTCTATCGCGACAGTGGCCTTTCATCGCCGGCGCTCGACATCGCCATTGCCGGCCGCGACGGCACGGGGCGCGGCGGCCCGCATTTCTTCGGCGACCCGGCAATCTTCGAAAATGCCCCTGTCGAGATGAGCGTATCCTTGCCCGGCGGTTCCTGGCGCATGGCCGCGATCCCCAAAGGCGGGTGGCCGACGACACCGCAGAATGCCTGGCAGGTCCGCTTCCTCATCGCATTCGGCGGCCTGATGATCGTCGCTCCGATGATCGTCGCCGGCCGCCTCATGGCGGAGCGGCAGGCGAACTTTCGCGCATTGAGGCAGAGCAAGGATCAGCTTCAGGAGCTTTCGCACCGGTTGAGGATCGCGCTCGACACTTCGAAGATCGGCATATGGGAGCTCGACGTCGACAGCGGCACGCTCCTGTGGGACAGCCGCATGAAGGAGCTCTACGGTATCGGATCGTCGATGCGCGAGGTCTACGAGGACTGGCGGAACACGCTTCATCCGGACGATCTCGCCCGTGCCGAGGCGGAATTCGCCGGAACGCTCGCCACGGGCGGCGCATACAACACGGAATTCCGCATCCGCCTTCCGGATGGGGAAGTCCGCCACATCCGTGCGATCGGCTCGACCTATGCCGGCACGAACGGCAACAGGAAGATCGTCGGCGTCAACTGGGACGTGACGGCCGACGTGAAGACACGCGCGACGCTTTCGGAGGCCAAACGCCTCGCCGAGGCCCACAGTGCCGAGTTGGAGGCGGCGCGCCATCGCATGGAATTCAACGCCCTGCACGATCCATTGACCGGCCTGCCCAATCGCCGCTTCCTGGACCAGATTCTCTTCGACCGCAGCCGACGGGCCGACGCAAAGGCGAAGATCAGCATCTTCCATATCGACCTCGACCGTTTCAAGCAGATCAACGACACGATGGGCCATGCAGCCGGCGACGAGATCCTGAAGCATGCGGCAAGCCTTTTGCGGGACAATGCACGCCAGGACGACTTCGTCGCCCGCATCGGCGGCGACGAGTTCGTCATCATTCGCGCAAGCGGCGGCTGCGACGAAGACGCGGCGCTGGCTTCCCGCGTGATCGAGGCGATGAGCGTTCCGGTCCGCTACGAAGATCAGGAATGCCGCATCGGCGTGAGCATCGGCATTGCCGCTCAAACCGATGCGGCGGATGACCTTTCCCAGGTCCTCGTCAACGCCGATATCGCCCTCTACGAGGCCAAGCGCCGCGGCCGCAACCGCCACGAGACCTTTACGGGCGCACTGAAGACCGCCGTGCTCCAGACGAAACAGACGGCCGACGAGATCCTGCGCGGTCTCGAGCAGAACGAATTCGTCGCATATTTCCAACCGCAGTTCTGTCCGAGCTCGCTCGACATCATCGGCGTCGAGGCACTCGCGCGATGGGATCATCCCACCAAGGGGCTCCTCGGTCCGCACGCCTTTCTCAAGACGGCGGAGGACATCAACGTCGTCGCGGCGATCGATCAGAAGATCCTCGAACAGGCGCTCTTTCAGATCTATCGCTGGGAGGCAAACGGCATCTATGTGCCGAAGGTGTCTGTCAACCTCTCCTATCCGCGCCTGAGAGACGAGGGACTGATCGCCCGGCTGGAGGAGCTCTCCATACCCGAGGGGCGGCTTTCCTTCGAACTGCTCGAATCGATTTCCTTTGACGAAAACGATGTGACGGTCATGTCCAACATCCGGCGCATCAAGGAACTCGGCATCGACATCGAGATCGACGACTTCGGTACCGGCTATCCCTCGATCCTGAGCCTGCTGAAGCTGACGCCACGCCGCCTGAAGATAGATCGGCAACTGGTGCTGCCTATTCTCTCCTCTCCGGCGGAGCGCCGGCTCGTGGCATCGATCATCGACATCGGCACATCGCTCGGGATCGAAGTGATCGCCGAAGGTGTCGAAACGCTCGAGCACGCCCGCATCCTCAAGGAAATGGAATGCCATGGTCTGCAGGGCTACGCCTTCGCCCGGCCGATGAACGCCAACGATCTTGCCACTTTCGTCTTCGAGCGGCGGTGGCGCGCCGCCTGA
- a CDS encoding cisplatin damage response ATP-dependent DNA ligase — MKAFAELLDRLVLTPQRNAKIRLLVDYFRGAPDPSRGYALAAIAGTLSLNTVKPALIRDLLLERMDDVLFHYSYDYVGDLAETVSLAWEPPPDVALQDIPLGEVVERLQRAGRSEVRSLVRDFLDRLDTSGRFALLKLATGGLRIGVSARLAKQALAEMGGKEVSEIETLWHGLEPPYLPLFLWLTGEAEMPVLKTPAVFHSVMLATAVGDGDLDGLDPADFAAEWKWDGIRVQLANVGGARRLYSRSGDEISSAFPEIIEAADITGVIDGELLVGGTMRSNRATGTFADLQQRLNRKTVSRKLMDEYPAFIRAYDILFSGERDIRPEPFRVRREALSSLIEAASPQHFDLSPLVGFSSWKELDELRSSPPDPVIEGVMLKRLDSPYMAGRAKGPWFKWKRAPFNIDAVLMYAQRGHGKRSSYYSDFTFGVWAEGEDGASLVPVGKAYFGFTDAELEVLDRFVRDNTVERFGPVRAVRAEPDSGFVVEVAFEGLNRSTRHKSGVAMRFPRIARLRPDKLPRDADRLETLQAMMGTQR, encoded by the coding sequence ATGAAAGCATTTGCCGAACTGCTCGACCGGCTCGTGCTGACGCCGCAGCGAAACGCCAAGATCCGGTTGCTCGTCGACTATTTCCGCGGCGCACCCGATCCGAGCCGCGGCTATGCGCTGGCAGCGATCGCGGGGACGCTCTCGCTCAACACGGTGAAGCCTGCCCTCATTCGCGACCTGTTGCTCGAGCGCATGGACGACGTGCTGTTCCACTATTCCTACGACTATGTCGGCGACCTCGCGGAAACGGTCTCTCTCGCCTGGGAGCCGCCGCCGGACGTCGCCCTTCAGGACATTCCGCTCGGCGAGGTTGTCGAGCGGCTGCAGCGGGCCGGCCGCTCCGAGGTCCGTTCGCTCGTCCGCGACTTTCTGGACCGGCTCGACACCTCCGGCCGCTTCGCCCTCCTGAAGCTCGCGACAGGAGGCTTGCGCATCGGGGTCTCGGCACGGCTCGCGAAGCAGGCGCTGGCGGAGATGGGCGGCAAGGAGGTGAGCGAGATCGAAACGCTCTGGCACGGATTGGAGCCGCCATACCTGCCCCTTTTCCTCTGGCTCACCGGTGAGGCGGAGATGCCGGTGCTCAAGACACCTGCGGTCTTTCATTCGGTGATGCTCGCAACAGCGGTCGGCGATGGCGATCTCGACGGGCTCGATCCGGCCGACTTCGCGGCCGAGTGGAAATGGGACGGCATCCGCGTCCAGCTCGCCAATGTCGGCGGGGCTCGACGCCTCTATTCGCGCAGCGGCGACGAGATATCCTCCGCCTTTCCCGAGATCATCGAAGCTGCCGATATCACGGGCGTCATCGACGGCGAGCTTCTGGTCGGCGGAACGATGCGCAGCAACCGCGCCACGGGCACATTCGCGGACCTGCAGCAAAGGCTGAACCGCAAGACCGTCAGCCGCAAGCTGATGGACGAGTATCCGGCCTTCATCCGTGCCTACGACATTCTCTTTTCCGGCGAGCGCGATATCAGGCCCGAGCCCTTTCGTGTGCGCCGCGAAGCCCTGTCGTCGCTGATCGAAGCGGCCTCGCCGCAGCATTTCGATCTCTCGCCGCTCGTCGGCTTTTCAAGCTGGAAGGAGCTCGACGAGCTGCGCTCCAGCCCGCCCGATCCGGTGATCGAAGGCGTCATGCTGAAACGGCTGGATTCGCCCTATATGGCCGGACGGGCCAAGGGGCCGTGGTTCAAGTGGAAGCGGGCGCCCTTCAATATCGACGCCGTGCTGATGTATGCCCAGCGCGGCCATGGCAAGCGGTCCAGCTATTACTCCGATTTCACCTTCGGCGTCTGGGCGGAGGGTGAAGACGGGGCGAGCCTCGTTCCCGTCGGCAAGGCCTATTTCGGCTTCACCGATGCCGAGCTCGAGGTTCTCGATCGCTTCGTGCGCGACAATACGGTCGAACGCTTCGGCCCCGTGCGCGCGGTGCGCGCCGAACCCGACAGCGGCTTCGTCGTCGAGGTTGCCTTTGAAGGCCTCAACCGCTCCACGCGTCACAAATCCGGGGTAGCCATGCGCTTCCCGCGGATTGCCCGCCTCAGACCCGACAAGCTGCCTCGCGACGCCGACAGGCTCGAGACACTGCAGGCGATGATGGGAACGCAACGCTGA